The following is a genomic window from Arcobacter sp. F2176.
GTATTTTTTTATGTATTCTTTTGAATTATATGTATAATAATCATCTGCTAATATCTCTTCTAATTCATCTGATATTTCAAAATAATTAAACTTACTGTAGTCATTATCCTTTTCAATTAAATATTTTTTCTCAATCATAAATCTCCTTTTTTAAATAAATATTATATCAAATATTACTTAGTGTTATAAGAAAGTATAATTTTGAAAATATGTCTTTTCAAAAGTTAATACCTCTATATGATAAAGATGAGGTTCTTTTTTATCTTGACCCACCATATGTATCTACTGAAAGTTACTACAAAAATACAGGTGGATTTGGAATCAAAGAGCATAAAGAGTTAGCAGCACTGTTGTCACAAATAAAAGGTAAGTTTTTACTCTCATATAATGACTGTGAGCTAGTGCGTGAGTTATATAAAGACTTTAAGATAGTAAGTAGTAAAGAGATAGAGTACACGCTGGGTAAAAATATGCATGGGAAGAATAAGAGTGTTCGGGAGGTTTTTGTTATGAATTATTAGAGAAGGATTTATTTCCTTGTCTAATTAAAATCTTGAAAGAGAACATGAACCCATATTTACATAAAATCTAATATTATTGTTATCAAGTTTTAAAGGTATCATTGTTCTCTCTTTAAAAGTTAGATGAGAAATATTTTGTTCGGCACTTCCATCTTCTTCAAGATAACCATATTTTAAATCTATAATTTCTCCAGCTGGAGTAACTTCTAACCAACCAAAACCTACCCCTTTATAATTTTCAAATAAATTATCTGTTTCTTCTAATTCAAATAAATTGTTTGATAATAAGTTAATTTGCTCTTGAGTAAGTTTTTGTTCAATTTTTGAATGTAATTTTGTAGAGATTGTATTGTTTGGTTTATAGTGTAATATTTGCATTGTTTTTCCTCTTTTTATATGTATAGAGAATAACATTGCTTCGGCGATGAAGTCAAGCAAAAATGCTATTTTTACAAAATATTTGTATATAAAATGTTAGTAAATTATGATAATATTTAAATATGAAAAAATTTAGTGAAATAATAGAAAAATTAAAAGATATCCTCTCTCAAGAGCATGGTAATAAAAAAGTATTAGACAAAGATGTTGCAGCAGCTCTTGGAATAGAAGAGTCAAACTTTAGAAAACAAAAGCATCGTAATAGTATCCCATACTTTGAGATAATGAGCTTCTTAGCTAAAAGAAATATATCTATCAATTGGTTCTTCTTTAACCAGCTTCCTGAGTCCGTGATTGAATCTACCTCAAACTATA
Proteins encoded in this region:
- a CDS encoding DNA adenine methylase, translating into MSFQKLIPLYDKDEVLFYLDPPYVSTESYYKNTGGFGIKEHKELAALLSQIKGKFLLSYNDCELVRELYKDFKIVSSKEIEYTLGKNMHGKNKSVREVFVMNY